Below is a genomic region from Triticum dicoccoides isolate Atlit2015 ecotype Zavitan chromosome 5A, WEW_v2.0, whole genome shotgun sequence.
CGTTTTGCTTGATTGCCATGGAAAAAGTGAATATCTTATGTCTTTCATTCATATATATTTTTTGAGAATTTTTTCATTCATATCATCAATTAATACAAAGCAATTGACCCTTACAAGCACACTGAAACGCAAACACAAAGGACTATGAACACCTAGAGTATCCTAAGACAACCATAAAACAAGAAGATCTCCGGAGCCATGTGTTATCATCcctgaatcttgagagaagacccctgcaACAGAAGGATCTGCAACGAGTCGCAAACAGAACATCATCTTCGACCACGGTACAATTGTCGCCATGCAACAGCCGTCGCCGTCCTTGGCTTTGAGTACCGGGAAAAGTGTCCCTTCCAAAAAgaagagaactcgagtcatccgaTCGGTCCAGCACCGCGGCAGGGCCATCCGCCCGGACAAAGCAGGATCTTCCACCAGCATCAgtacagaggaaggagaagaacaacaacaacaaatcataccaacaaggaagaagaaaggtcTTCGTCTCCCTGCATCCATCGCCCATCCGAGGACTCAAACGGCCAGTGCCGATGGACCTCCAACCACCATAGCCTGTGACCTCGAGGAGATCCGGGGATCCCCAACCccgctggctcctagacgaaggcaaaaGCCTCGCCTGACCGCGAACGGAGCCCGAAGAAACTTATTCCGACGCGACACCATCGCAACGGCCTCGGCAAcgtctccctcaaccctaaccctaccacacaccCACCTAGCGAACAGACCTGAGGTTCCTActccctcccgccgccggagcggccgacggagagagagggaaccggCGGCGCGCAAGGGAACCCTCTCGCCTCCCTTGATCACCTGGAGCGATCCTACTTTTCCGGAGCGGTTTATGTCTTTCATTCGTTGAGAGGGGTGCATTGAAGCGAACAAGTCTACCACCATGATTGTCCACGTATCGCTGGTTGAAATTCATGTGAGCGATCGAACGCGCCGGCGTCCCTGAGAAAACAGGGATGGTGCGGCAATACGTGGCGTGGACTTGTGAGGGTTGATAAAAAAACTTGACGTGGACCCGTCATGGTACGTTTGAGGTCGCGTGAACGCCGGTACAGTCGGACAAGCTGACGCGGTGAGCTTACCATCATCAGGAACCCCAGAAGCTGGGGAAGGAAGCGTAGTGAGTGGTAGGTGACCATTCCGTTCGTAGATGCCGGCGGCCGTGCGCATCTAAAAATTACTctctctgtaaattaatataagagtgtttagatctctagagtagtgatctaaacgcttttatattagtttacggagggtgtACTCTATAATCCAACGCTAATAATCAACCATGGTAAAATACTTGGACTCGGCACGGCTACGTACCGCTGgctactagtactactttttcagCCTCCAGGTGTGTGCGCGACTTTGCGGGGCGTACGCTCTGCACGTTCAAACCGTATGATATGACTGGCCTCCATTCTACATAGATTCATGGCGGTTGTTTTTTATTATTAAGGTAACCAAGGCATGTTTGGTGGAATAACATAACACATGCAAGCAGGTGGGCCACCGAGACTGGCTGGCAGTGTAAACAGCAAGCTCAATTCTCAACAACAGCGCACAGCTACACGTTTTCATTGCCCACGGtctcaagaaagaaaattaaagaaCGAAAGAAAGGAAGACAAAGGACGAGAGCTCTGATCCCCGCCCGCAGGTCAAACCGCGCCATTCATTTCGGGAGAAACTTTCTTCCCCGGTACGTGCAGCCTTTTTCCACGGCGTAATGCCTGATGGCGTACTACGGAGCGGCTATCTAGCTAAGCAAGAACGCAACATGCAGGTCGTGCGGCGGAGCAAGCCGGCGATCGAATTGATTCCCACAGCGACGGGCCGCCCGGGGACGGAATTTGGCCTTACCCCCACAGTTGGCGTACACACACACGGCCGTGCAGGTTCTCATCCATCACTACggacgtactccctctgtaaactaatataaaagtgtttaaacactcttatattagtttacagagggagtagcttaCAGCACCAGCGACGGCGCGCTCGGGGGTGACGAGGCAAACAGCGGCGACGTCGACGCGACGCGGCCGTGGGATTGTGTCACGGGGAAACCGGGTCGTCGACACAAGTACTGAGCGCCGAGGTCGCGCGGGAAACGCTAATATAATCCTGGGGCGCGCGTGCCGGATCCGGTCGCGCGGGAACGTACGTCCCGACCACGACCTCGTCGGCTGGCTAGCTGGAACGAGCGCGGTTTCGCCGCGGGGATTAATGAGGGGCACGAGTAGCTAGCTAGCTCGCTAGCTGCAGCGGCCGGAACGAAGCTGCTGCCCCCGCCGGTTTCCCGGCCTTTGACCACCGCACACGCCATTCCGCCAGTGCCTGCGCGGTGCGCCGTCACATCGCGACCCCGCAACCTTATTTTACTCCGTCACCAACCGtcctgcctcctcctccggtgccCGGCCAACGCCCGTCGTATATAACCAGGACCAGTACACGGTACAAAGGACAAAGGCTGAAAAGCAAACGATCCATCGAGCTCATCGGCCAAGAATCTATAGCTAGCTAGCGCGTCCAGGTCTCGGCAGAAGCAGGCGATGGAGAGGAAGCCGACGAAGAAGCACGCGAGGACCAGGAGCGGCGCGCTGGCGTCCTTCCTCAGGTCCACggccgcctccttctcctcctccacgGCCACCACCTTCGGCTCCCGCCCCGCCGGCGGCGGCAAGGCGTCCTTCAACCACCGCAACGCCTTCTCCGGCCCCATGGTCTCCATCGTGCCGCccgaggcgcgcggcggcggcggcggcaggaggcgGGGCGGTAGTAAGCAGGGGGGCGGCAGCGGGTACCGGACGCCCGAGGCCTCGTCGCCCAAGGTGTCGTGCATCGGCCAGATCAAGCGGAGCAAGTCCAAGACCAGCAAGGCCAGGAAGGCGGCAAAGAACGTCGCCCCCGCGGCCGCCTGCGGGATGGACGGCGGCGCCTGCCCCATGCCGCCGCGGCCGCCGGTCCACAGCAGGCCAAAGAGGTCGCTCGTCAGGCGGATGTTCTCCCGACGGAGCAGGTCGCggccttcgtcctcctcctcgtcccacAAGTCGAGCGGCGCTGCCGATCTTTTCAAGGGGAGGCCGGGGAGCAGCGCCGCCGTGGCCGCTGCGCCGGTGTCGGGGCCGGGGATGGCAGGGCTGGGGCAGATGAAGCGGTTCACCAGCGGGCGCGGCGCGTTCCAGGACTTCGACTGGAGGGAGGCGGAGAGGAGGGGCTCCGACGTCGACGTCGACGACGATTACGTGGACGACGGGTTCGTGGCGTTCTCGGCGCCGCTGGTGCTGGGCGGCGGGGTGGTGGCGTCGGAGCCCAGGAAGGAGGTGAACCTGTGGCGGCGCCGCCCCATGTCCCCTCCCACTCCTCTGGAGCTCCCCTGAGAGCGGACGCCGCAGCAGCTAGGACCTGCATGGCTGCCACACATGCAGGGCACGCCAAATGTGTCGTCTGTTCTTTCATTAGTTTGTGTACAGAAGCAGTATACTTCTACGTGATGCTCATAATACAAAGTAGTAGTGTCGATTTTGATTTTGTAAATGTGTGATGGTCGTGTATTCCTGAAGGAATTAAAGAATTTTTTTTAAATCAGGCACGAGTGGAAGCATATTTTTGAATGAAAACATGTACAAAGACGAACAGAGACGATTTCGAATACATTTGCAAAGTCGACGGACGCGAGCATAATTTTCACACACGCATCCTTGCTTTGCTTGCTTGGTCGCGCTTGCGAGCGTCGGCGGCGAGCAAATCCTCTCCAAAGAAAGGCTTGGTCGCCTTCCTCTTTTCCAAGATGAGAAAAATATTTGTACGCTAGCTACACTAGAGCCTCCGATATTGAGAAGGATTTTGACATAATTAATTGGTTCGATCGGTGTCATGGTCGAAACAGTCAAGACGATGGCGCCTTCCGTCCATACCATGGGCCTAGCTATGGCATGCTCGGCCCCTCCCGATCGATCATCGTGTCATATTCAGAGCAGTTTTGTGTCGACGCACGTTTCGTCTAGAAAACTGAGAACCCCCCCGGTAATTATGGAGCGTGGAGTGTTTTCAGTCTCAGAATTTTGGTCAGCACAAGTTACCACTGTAGACTTGGATGTCGGCAGGAAGGAATTATAGGTGTTTGGATTAGAGAGAGGTAACGTCAATGGTAAAGGAATTAGATCACGCTAGTAACAGGGACGTAATGGATAAATCC
It encodes:
- the LOC119302715 gene encoding uncharacterized protein At1g76070-like, whose translation is MERKPTKKHARTRSGALASFLRSTAASFSSSTATTFGSRPAGGGKASFNHRNAFSGPMVSIVPPEARGGGGGRRRGGSKQGGGSGYRTPEASSPKVSCIGQIKRSKSKTSKARKAAKNVAPAAACGMDGGACPMPPRPPVHSRPKRSLVRRMFSRRSRSRPSSSSSSHKSSGAADLFKGRPGSSAAVAAAPVSGPGMAGLGQMKRFTSGRGAFQDFDWREAERRGSDVDVDDDYVDDGFVAFSAPLVLGGGVVASEPRKEVNLWRRRPMSPPTPLELP